In the Mycolicibacterium thermoresistibile genome, one interval contains:
- a CDS encoding mycofactocin-coupled SDR family oxidoreductase encodes MAGRVAGKVAMITGGGRGQGRSHAVRLAEEGADIVLVDACTTINDAVTYPMATREDLERTAELVRKTGRRVQTHVADVRDFPALKAAADAAVDEFGAIDILCANAGIISWHWSWEIPESAWDDVIDVNLKGVWNSVRAVVPHMMKDRRGGSIVATSSAGGIRGLPYTAHYVASKFGVVGLVKSFANELGQYNIRVNAIHPGTVLGDGEFASAMGTLDPVPRKFFGDYPEYAPNPGHLRDPNADDSVRHAPRPGTDTRDISEAVLWLASDASHFVTGISLPVDDGQVNRQ; translated from the coding sequence ATGGCGGGGCGTGTCGCTGGCAAGGTGGCCATGATCACCGGCGGAGGACGGGGCCAGGGTCGGTCGCATGCGGTCCGATTGGCCGAGGAGGGCGCGGACATCGTGCTCGTCGATGCGTGCACCACGATCAACGATGCGGTGACGTATCCGATGGCGACGCGCGAGGATCTGGAGCGCACTGCCGAACTGGTGCGGAAGACCGGTCGACGGGTGCAGACCCACGTGGCGGATGTCCGGGATTTCCCGGCGCTGAAAGCCGCGGCCGACGCGGCGGTCGACGAGTTCGGGGCGATCGACATCCTCTGCGCCAACGCCGGGATCATCTCCTGGCACTGGTCGTGGGAGATTCCCGAAAGTGCATGGGACGACGTCATCGACGTCAATCTCAAGGGGGTGTGGAACAGCGTCCGCGCGGTGGTGCCGCACATGATGAAGGACCGGCGGGGTGGTTCGATCGTGGCCACCAGCTCTGCCGGCGGAATCCGTGGCCTGCCCTACACCGCCCACTACGTCGCCAGCAAGTTCGGCGTCGTCGGGCTGGTCAAGTCGTTCGCGAATGAGCTGGGGCAGTACAACATCCGCGTCAACGCCATTCACCCCGGCACCGTCCTCGGGGACGGCGAGTTCGCGAGCGCGATGGGCACTCTCGATCCGGTTCCGCGCAAGTTCTTCGGTGACTACCCCGAGTACGCCCCCAACCCCGGTCACTTGCGGGATCCCAACGCCGACGACTCGGTGCGGCATGCCCCGCGCCCGGGAACCGATACCCGCGACATCTCCGAGGCGGTGTTGTGGCTGGCTTCTGACGCGTCCCATTTCGTCACCGGCATCTCGTTGCCGGTCGATGACGGCCAGGTCAATCGTCAGTGA
- a CDS encoding cytochrome P450 yields the protein MTASDVTVSPADYDPADQEGLQDPQPMYRALRAARVAYSEKQEGGFYALARYEDVHGAARDWQTFSSADGITLPAVGNPEPFIPIEVDPPRLQEYRRILAPLFTPAKTKEMVPELRRIAREIIDDIAKRNSCEFVDEFAYMYPTVAMYRSPWMGEPLEGEKLDPEGSDDWAQNLRDSVRTFIHGFGEPSARIAGLIIEYSKKLLEHRRANPADDIPTYLLKAEINGRKLTEAEMLNTLLLQFNAGPPTTGAFLSGAFWFLAQRPDLQEVLAGDPTKIPLAMEELLRYLGPTQVSKRTTTRPVTVGGTEIPAKCPVGLVWAAANRDEAEFPNAEEFVLDRFPNRHIAFGMGVHRCIGSNVARALIQISLEEWFRQIPKFSIRPGSPTPWDVGISRNLQNLELVW from the coding sequence ATGACGGCATCGGATGTCACAGTCTCGCCAGCGGACTATGACCCGGCGGACCAAGAGGGTCTGCAGGACCCGCAGCCGATGTATCGGGCCCTGCGCGCGGCGCGGGTGGCCTACAGCGAGAAGCAGGAAGGTGGTTTCTACGCCCTCGCGCGCTACGAGGACGTGCACGGTGCGGCGCGCGACTGGCAGACCTTCAGCTCGGCCGACGGGATCACCCTCCCGGCGGTCGGCAACCCGGAGCCGTTCATCCCGATCGAGGTCGATCCGCCGCGGTTGCAGGAGTACCGTCGCATCCTGGCCCCGTTGTTCACTCCGGCGAAGACCAAGGAGATGGTGCCCGAACTGCGCCGGATCGCGCGGGAGATCATCGACGACATCGCGAAGCGGAACTCGTGTGAGTTCGTCGACGAGTTCGCCTACATGTATCCGACGGTCGCGATGTACCGTTCGCCGTGGATGGGTGAACCGCTGGAAGGGGAGAAGTTGGACCCCGAAGGGTCGGACGACTGGGCCCAGAATCTGCGGGACTCCGTCCGGACGTTCATCCACGGCTTCGGTGAACCGTCGGCACGGATCGCCGGCCTGATCATCGAGTATTCCAAGAAGCTGCTCGAACACCGGCGAGCCAACCCCGCCGACGACATCCCGACCTATCTGTTGAAGGCCGAGATCAACGGGCGGAAGCTGACCGAGGCGGAGATGCTGAACACGCTGCTGCTGCAGTTCAACGCGGGTCCGCCGACCACCGGGGCGTTCCTGAGCGGCGCGTTCTGGTTCCTGGCGCAGCGTCCCGACCTCCAGGAGGTGCTGGCCGGCGATCCGACGAAGATCCCCCTCGCCATGGAGGAGTTGCTCCGTTATCTCGGCCCGACGCAGGTCTCGAAGCGGACGACCACCCGGCCGGTGACCGTCGGCGGCACCGAGATCCCGGCGAAGTGTCCGGTCGGCCTGGTGTGGGCCGCGGCCAACCGCGATGAGGCGGAGTTCCCGAATGCCGAAGAGTTCGTGTTGGATCGCTTCCCCAACCGCCATATCGCGTTCGGGATGGGCGTACACCGCTGCATCGGTTCGAACGTCGCCCGTGCCCTCATCCAGATCTCGCTCGAGGAATGGTTCCGCCAGATTCCGAAGTTCTCGATCCGGCCCGGCTCACCGACCCCATGGGATGTCGGGATCTCCCGGAATCTCCAGAATCTGGAGTTGGTCTGGTGA
- a CDS encoding aldehyde dehydrogenase family protein, which translates to MTTTENRLVSEIHLAGRRLAEGSAGVYEHVNPATGKVQGEVPLAGPAEVDEAVAAAQEAFKEWRKWRPEDRRRLLTRIAERIRAHEDELAVLQARENGLPVSQGKAVLVPHGAGWFEAAAGWADKLEGAVVPTTPGETVDLTLLEPIGVVAVILTWNAPIGGWGMCVAPPLAAGCCVILKPSELAPFTSSFIARICEEEGMPPGVVTVLPGGPDAGEALVRHPGVAKVSFTGGGPTGRKIAAACGEQLKPVLLELGGKSANIVFPDADLAKAAETAASVIFSAGQACTLPTRILVHESIYDEFTAMVAGALGQIPLGDPLDPATMMGPVISEAAVERILRTVDEATRDNGAELLTGGSRAGGELASGYYIEPTLLGNVSPTSEVAQNEVFGPVTAAIRFSDEEEAVAIANGTPYGLAGYVHTRDVSRVLRLASALEAGTVAFNGAGAPAGPGAPFGGYKESGYGREGGKLGVLEFVQHKTVSVALS; encoded by the coding sequence GTGACGACGACGGAAAACCGGCTCGTTTCGGAGATTCATCTGGCGGGGCGCCGGCTCGCCGAGGGATCCGCAGGTGTCTACGAACATGTCAACCCCGCCACCGGGAAGGTGCAGGGAGAGGTTCCGCTGGCCGGCCCCGCCGAGGTCGATGAGGCCGTCGCCGCCGCGCAGGAGGCCTTCAAGGAATGGCGAAAGTGGCGGCCCGAGGACCGTCGCCGGTTGCTGACCCGCATCGCCGAGCGGATTCGCGCCCATGAGGACGAACTCGCCGTCCTGCAGGCCCGCGAGAACGGATTGCCGGTCTCGCAGGGCAAGGCGGTGCTGGTGCCGCACGGCGCGGGCTGGTTCGAGGCGGCGGCCGGCTGGGCCGACAAGCTCGAGGGCGCGGTCGTGCCGACGACACCGGGTGAGACGGTGGACCTCACCCTGCTCGAGCCCATCGGTGTCGTCGCGGTCATCCTGACCTGGAACGCCCCGATCGGTGGTTGGGGTATGTGTGTGGCGCCACCGCTGGCGGCCGGATGCTGTGTGATCCTCAAACCGTCCGAGCTCGCGCCGTTCACCTCCAGCTTCATCGCCCGGATCTGTGAAGAGGAAGGTATGCCGCCGGGTGTCGTCACCGTGCTGCCCGGCGGGCCGGACGCCGGCGAGGCGTTGGTGCGGCATCCCGGTGTGGCCAAGGTGAGCTTCACCGGCGGTGGGCCGACCGGGCGCAAGATCGCGGCCGCATGTGGCGAGCAGCTCAAGCCGGTGCTGCTGGAACTGGGTGGCAAATCCGCCAACATCGTGTTCCCGGACGCCGACCTCGCGAAGGCGGCGGAGACCGCGGCGTCGGTGATCTTCTCGGCAGGCCAGGCCTGCACCCTGCCGACACGCATTCTGGTGCACGAGTCGATCTACGACGAGTTCACCGCGATGGTCGCCGGGGCGCTGGGTCAGATCCCGCTCGGGGATCCGCTCGATCCCGCGACGATGATGGGTCCGGTGATCAGCGAGGCGGCCGTCGAACGGATTCTGAGAACGGTGGACGAAGCCACCCGGGACAACGGCGCGGAACTCCTGACGGGCGGCAGCCGCGCAGGTGGCGAGCTCGCCTCCGGCTATTACATCGAGCCGACATTGTTGGGCAACGTCTCACCGACCAGCGAGGTCGCCCAGAACGAGGTGTTCGGCCCGGTGACCGCCGCGATCCGGTTCTCCGATGAAGAGGAGGCCGTGGCGATCGCCAACGGCACCCCGTACGGGCTGGCCGGCTATGTCCACACCCGGGACGTGTCACGGGTGCTGCGACTGGCGTCCGCTCTCGAGGCCGGCACCGTTGCGTTCAACGGTGCGGGTGCCCCGGCAGGACCGGGTGCACCGTTCGGCGGATACAAGGAAAGCGGTTACGGCCGCGAGGGCGGCAAACTCGGTGTCCTGGAGTTCGTCCAGCACAAGACCGTGTCGGTGGCGCTTTCCTGA
- a CDS encoding Mut7-C RNAse domain-containing protein, with protein sequence MAGYVEVRAYAELNDFLPPEARAVTVRRPFQPHQTVKDVLEAMGIPHTEVDLILVNGDPVDFPHRPAAGDRIAAYPVFEALDIGPTARLRPVPLRDPRFVVDVNLGRLARLLRLLGMDVWWSSTAGDRELAEISAAQQRILLTRDRGLLKRRAVTHGLFVRSDQPEQQVIEVVTRLDLGARLAPFTRCMRCNGMLVAVGKDEVHDRLEPLTRRYYDEFAQCTDCDRIYWPGTHHARMLKLVERLRAGMVTAGA encoded by the coding sequence ATGGCCGGATATGTCGAGGTCCGGGCGTACGCCGAACTGAACGATTTTCTTCCGCCCGAGGCACGGGCGGTGACCGTGCGGCGACCGTTCCAGCCCCATCAGACCGTCAAGGATGTGCTGGAAGCGATGGGGATCCCGCACACCGAGGTGGATCTGATCCTGGTCAACGGGGATCCGGTGGATTTCCCGCACCGGCCGGCGGCGGGGGACCGCATCGCCGCGTACCCGGTGTTCGAGGCGCTCGACATCGGACCGACCGCCCGGCTGCGGCCGGTCCCGCTGCGCGATCCGCGGTTCGTCGTCGATGTCAACCTGGGGCGGCTGGCGCGGCTACTGCGGCTGCTCGGGATGGACGTGTGGTGGTCCAGCACCGCCGGCGACAGGGAGTTGGCCGAGATCAGCGCGGCCCAGCAGCGGATTCTGCTGACCCGCGACCGCGGGCTGCTGAAGCGGCGCGCGGTGACACACGGTTTGTTCGTCCGCTCCGATCAGCCCGAGCAGCAGGTGATCGAGGTGGTGACCCGGTTGGACCTGGGCGCGCGGCTGGCGCCGTTCACCCGGTGCATGCGCTGCAACGGAATGCTGGTCGCGGTCGGCAAGGATGAGGTGCACGACCGGCTGGAGCCGCTGACCCGCCGGTACTACGACGAGTTCGCGCAGTGCACGGACTGCGATCGGATCTACTGGCCGGGCACCCACCACGCCCGCATGCTGAAACTGGTCGAGCGGCTGCGGGCCGGCATGGTCACCGCTGGGGCGTGA
- a CDS encoding AMP-binding protein, translated as MHWIEDSSRENVAAGRALALQADAIGDAPFLASGDRRYSYGEANETVNRYANSLRALGVEAGDPVAMLMDNSLEFVFTALGTNKLGAMWVPTNTSYRGEWLARTFVDGGAKVLVVDESLLDRATDNGLARRFERVVVNGDPAAIADEAVRQRAVALADFAEGAGTEVTSSADAATISSVMWTSGTTGRSKGVMQPYGAWYAAARIFASARDLAPGDVLYCCVPLFNSGGWSLNVFQALYSGLSIAIDREFSVSRFWDRVRRYGATQLLTLGSMHMYLWQREERDDDADNPARVAGLLPLPAEIREAFQKRFGLERIWRGYGQSEIMPLSVSTPEREGNPAGDGFPRPDVEVALLDERGREVPVGEVGEICVRPRRPDVMFRGYYNNEEGTAKAWRDGWYHSNDLGRFDEAGELYFVDRASDYMRHKGRNIPSLELEELIGRHPAVYEVAAHGVPSQDLAEEDEVKICVILREGHELEPEELIRFINERAPYFMVPRYVEFVTELPHTPTGRVQKFKLRERGVTPDTWDREAAGLVLER; from the coding sequence ATGCACTGGATTGAGGATTCCAGCCGCGAGAACGTCGCCGCGGGACGCGCGCTGGCGCTGCAGGCGGACGCGATCGGGGATGCGCCGTTCCTGGCGTCCGGCGATCGCCGCTACAGTTACGGCGAGGCCAACGAGACGGTGAACCGGTACGCGAACTCACTGCGTGCGCTCGGAGTCGAGGCCGGAGACCCGGTGGCGATGCTGATGGACAACAGCCTTGAGTTCGTGTTCACCGCACTCGGGACCAACAAGCTCGGGGCGATGTGGGTCCCCACCAACACGAGTTATCGGGGGGAATGGCTGGCCCGCACCTTCGTGGACGGAGGCGCCAAGGTGCTCGTCGTCGATGAGTCGCTGCTCGACCGCGCCACCGACAACGGGCTGGCCCGCCGCTTCGAGCGGGTGGTGGTCAACGGTGACCCCGCGGCGATCGCCGACGAGGCGGTGCGGCAGCGGGCGGTCGCACTGGCCGACTTCGCCGAGGGGGCAGGCACCGAGGTGACCTCGAGTGCCGACGCGGCCACCATCTCGTCGGTGATGTGGACCTCCGGGACCACCGGGCGTTCCAAGGGAGTCATGCAACCGTACGGGGCCTGGTACGCCGCGGCGCGGATCTTCGCATCGGCCCGCGACCTGGCGCCGGGAGACGTCCTGTACTGCTGCGTCCCGCTGTTCAACTCCGGCGGCTGGTCGCTCAACGTGTTCCAGGCGCTGTACTCCGGCCTGTCGATCGCGATCGACCGGGAGTTCTCCGTCTCCCGGTTCTGGGATCGGGTCCGCCGCTACGGCGCAACGCAACTACTCACGCTCGGTTCGATGCACATGTACCTCTGGCAGCGAGAGGAGCGCGACGATGACGCCGACAATCCGGCGCGGGTGGCCGGCCTGCTGCCGCTCCCGGCTGAGATACGCGAGGCGTTCCAGAAGCGGTTCGGGCTCGAGAGGATCTGGCGAGGCTACGGTCAGAGCGAGATCATGCCGCTGTCGGTGTCGACACCCGAGCGCGAGGGGAATCCCGCCGGCGACGGCTTTCCCCGTCCCGATGTCGAGGTGGCACTGTTGGACGAGAGGGGGCGTGAGGTGCCGGTCGGTGAGGTCGGGGAGATCTGTGTGAGGCCGCGGCGGCCGGACGTGATGTTCCGTGGCTACTACAACAACGAAGAGGGCACCGCGAAAGCCTGGCGAGACGGCTGGTATCACTCCAATGACCTCGGCCGGTTCGACGAAGCCGGCGAGCTGTACTTCGTCGACCGGGCGTCGGACTACATGCGGCACAAGGGCCGCAACATCCCGTCGCTCGAGCTCGAGGAACTGATCGGTCGCCATCCCGCGGTCTATGAGGTTGCCGCACACGGTGTTCCGTCGCAGGATCTCGCCGAAGAGGACGAGGTGAAGATCTGCGTCATCCTCCGGGAGGGGCACGAGCTGGAGCCGGAGGAGCTGATCCGGTTCATCAACGAGCGGGCGCCGTACTTCATGGTTCCGCGCTACGTCGAGTTCGTCACCGAGTTGCCGCACACCCCGACGGGCCGGGTGCAGAAATTCAAGCTGCGGGAGCGCGGTGTCACCCCCGATACGTGGGACCGGGAGGCGGCGGGGCTGGTGCTCGAGCGGTAA
- a CDS encoding CaiB/BaiF CoA transferase family protein encodes MSRLLAGIRVLECGALLNCDTVGMRLADMGADVIKIEQPPLGDYLRDINGVLAPGCSPVHLHVNRGKRSIALDLTEPADLDVFWRLLDTADVFVDGLTAGAADRLGIGYEAQRARRPDIVYCQYTGFGASGPYASVPTHGQMMDALAAGQPRALDGDGFMSPLTTGGPNGSSGGEGTAAGAMHATTHILAGIIHRDRTGEGCYIDVAASDAVVAQAWGTVASALNAHRVIDPQNIPEQVQGGVYRGAKYQFYETADGLVVLFCAIEHRFWDAFCRATGRTDLIHRKNEDTPVDFGHDDELRRTLQEIFRTRTQAEWMKLAVEERIPIGPAPRDFHEMRRDPHVSHRGIMLEAEHPVAGRFTCTGEGAIVAGQPFVPRPAPAYDEHGAEIRRELDERARSTTKSDGRQVLRG; translated from the coding sequence ATGAGCCGTCTGCTGGCCGGTATCCGGGTGCTGGAATGCGGCGCGCTGTTGAACTGTGACACCGTCGGTATGCGCCTCGCCGACATGGGCGCGGACGTCATCAAGATCGAACAACCCCCGTTGGGGGACTACCTCCGGGACATCAACGGTGTGCTGGCGCCCGGCTGCAGCCCGGTTCATCTCCATGTGAACCGGGGTAAACGATCCATCGCGCTCGATCTCACCGAACCCGCGGACCTGGATGTCTTCTGGCGCCTGCTGGACACCGCCGATGTGTTCGTCGACGGGCTGACCGCGGGAGCGGCCGACCGGCTCGGTATCGGCTACGAGGCGCAGCGCGCACGGCGTCCGGACATCGTGTACTGCCAGTACACCGGGTTCGGCGCCAGTGGACCGTACGCCTCGGTGCCGACGCACGGTCAGATGATGGATGCACTGGCCGCCGGGCAGCCCCGGGCGCTCGACGGAGACGGCTTCATGAGCCCGTTGACCACGGGTGGGCCCAACGGCAGCTCGGGTGGTGAGGGCACCGCGGCCGGTGCGATGCATGCGACCACCCACATCCTGGCCGGCATCATCCACCGGGACCGGACCGGGGAGGGCTGCTATATCGACGTCGCCGCGAGCGACGCCGTCGTCGCGCAGGCCTGGGGCACCGTGGCCAGCGCGCTCAATGCCCACCGTGTGATCGACCCGCAGAACATCCCTGAACAGGTTCAGGGCGGCGTCTATCGCGGCGCGAAATACCAGTTCTACGAGACCGCGGACGGGCTCGTGGTGTTGTTCTGCGCCATCGAGCATCGATTCTGGGACGCGTTCTGCCGAGCGACCGGACGGACCGACCTCATCCACCGCAAGAATGAGGACACCCCGGTGGACTTCGGCCACGACGACGAGCTGCGCCGCACCCTGCAGGAGATATTCCGCACCAGGACGCAGGCCGAGTGGATGAAGCTCGCGGTCGAGGAACGGATTCCCATAGGTCCGGCGCCGCGTGACTTTCACGAGATGCGCCGTGATCCCCACGTGTCGCACCGCGGAATCATGCTCGAAGCCGAGCACCCGGTCGCCGGTCGGTTCACCTGCACCGGCGAGGGGGCGATCGTCGCCGGACAGCCGTTCGTTCCCCGGCCGGCTCCCGCCTACGACGAGCACGGTGCGGAGATCCGGCGAGAACTCGACGAACGGGCCCGTTCCACAACGAAATCCGACGGTCGGCAGGTGTTGCGTGGTTAG
- a CDS encoding enoyl-CoA hydratase, with the protein MSDPVLMAVEERVAVITVNDPERRNAVTFEMSEALRAAVARAEADEAVHAVVVTGAGRAFCAGADLAALRTATEDDLRRLYDGFIAVARCTLPTVAAVNGPAVGAGLNLALAADVRIAGPTAVFDPRFQKLGIHPGGGATWMLQRAIGPQAARASLLFGLGFDAEAAVRSGLALKIAEDPVAAARELAAGPAAAPRDVVVATKASMRATANPGVPDTEQHMRAVDTELPPQAASIAAPAFAERIAAALRR; encoded by the coding sequence GTGTCCGATCCAGTTCTGATGGCTGTCGAAGAGCGTGTCGCGGTCATCACCGTCAACGACCCGGAACGCCGGAACGCGGTGACGTTCGAGATGTCCGAAGCGCTGCGCGCCGCGGTCGCCCGCGCGGAGGCCGATGAGGCTGTGCACGCGGTGGTCGTGACCGGCGCGGGGCGGGCATTCTGCGCGGGCGCGGACCTCGCCGCGTTGCGGACAGCCACCGAAGACGACCTGCGCCGGTTGTACGACGGTTTCATCGCGGTGGCCCGATGCACTCTGCCGACCGTCGCGGCGGTCAACGGTCCCGCGGTGGGTGCGGGACTGAACCTGGCGTTGGCCGCCGATGTGCGGATAGCGGGGCCGACAGCGGTGTTCGATCCCCGGTTCCAGAAGCTGGGTATCCATCCGGGCGGTGGCGCCACCTGGATGCTGCAGCGCGCGATCGGCCCACAGGCGGCCCGGGCGTCGTTGCTGTTCGGTCTGGGGTTCGACGCTGAAGCCGCGGTCCGGTCCGGCCTCGCGCTGAAGATCGCCGAGGATCCGGTGGCGGCCGCCCGGGAGTTGGCGGCCGGGCCGGCGGCGGCACCGCGCGATGTCGTCGTGGCCACGAAGGCATCGATGCGGGCGACGGCGAATCCCGGCGTCCCCGACACCGAGCAGCACATGCGGGCCGTCGACACCGAACTCCCTCCGCAGGCGGCGTCGATCGCCGCACCTGCGTTCGCCGAGCGGATCGCCGCCGCTCTCCGGCGCTGA
- a CDS encoding TetR/AcrR family transcriptional regulator, which translates to MVDSSGPNDSSTPAPRRRLNARQVERRDEVLVAAADAFTSRGYAATSIDDIADRLGATKGRVYHYFRTKGEIFIGIHKRALELAFASLEGIVDNGEPAVNRLYRMAEAHAMLMMTGANFMRLAARHTDMGLASEGRTRQEDIDEILKLRHEYEAQFEHVIADGMAAGEFQAKDSFLMAKAVLGALNWMSMWYNPRADDTEAQKRRIAQSMAEFVTHGLKPTVEPNPKAPSKHTGTKNSRTKNSQSRNTQTKNSEPGKTRARSTRAASTGAKAD; encoded by the coding sequence GTGGTCGACTCCAGCGGGCCCAATGACTCGAGCACCCCGGCTCCGCGTCGCCGCCTGAACGCGCGTCAGGTGGAACGGCGCGACGAGGTGCTCGTCGCCGCCGCCGACGCCTTCACGAGCCGCGGATACGCGGCGACATCCATCGATGACATCGCAGACCGGCTCGGGGCCACCAAGGGCCGCGTCTACCACTACTTCCGCACCAAGGGCGAGATCTTCATCGGCATCCACAAGCGAGCCCTCGAGCTGGCCTTCGCCAGCCTCGAGGGCATCGTCGACAACGGGGAACCGGCGGTCAACCGGCTCTACCGGATGGCCGAAGCGCACGCGATGCTGATGATGACCGGAGCCAATTTCATGCGGCTCGCGGCCCGCCACACCGACATGGGACTCGCGAGCGAAGGCCGCACCCGTCAAGAGGACATCGACGAGATCCTCAAACTCCGGCACGAGTACGAGGCGCAGTTCGAGCACGTCATCGCCGATGGAATGGCCGCAGGCGAGTTTCAGGCCAAGGACTCCTTCCTCATGGCGAAGGCGGTGCTGGGAGCGCTCAACTGGATGAGCATGTGGTACAACCCGCGGGCCGACGACACCGAGGCCCAGAAACGCCGCATCGCCCAGTCGATGGCCGAGTTCGTCACCCACGGGCTCAAGCCCACCGTGGAACCGAACCCCAAGGCTCCGAGCAAGCACACCGGGACCAAGAACAGCCGGACCAAGAACTCCCAGAGCAGGAACACCCAGACCAAGAACAGCGAGCCCGGGAAGACCCGGGCCAGGAGCACCCGGGCCGCGAGCACCGGGGCCAAAGCCGATTAG
- a CDS encoding Rieske 2Fe-2S domain-containing protein, with the protein MIAGFPHTRVPTGWYQIGWSFEFPVGEARPLRYFGADLVAYRGHSGNVVVLNAHCLHMGAHLGHGGVVVDDEIECPFHGWRWDAEGRNTHIPDGSPPKRGQHTMRCWSVAENCGVVLMWYDADGGKPTWEVPQLIEDPDRYYPIDRASRYWSVRVHPQMVSENAIDSAHFTYVHRAGSNPVILDIDDRGPILHVSQEMEFGSRKKSTWLTPDGPVKGSLEIDLFGLGLSHTRFAGADEAYTLVGVTPIDGETSAYRMTNWALRNTDGDEPDELARRRIEEQFRQAERDFVIWENMIYIDKPPLMRSETRAYRAFHTWAERFYTGSGADARAADVRAGKR; encoded by the coding sequence ATGATCGCCGGTTTCCCGCACACCCGTGTTCCGACCGGCTGGTATCAGATCGGTTGGTCATTCGAGTTCCCGGTCGGGGAGGCCCGGCCGCTGCGCTACTTCGGCGCCGACTTGGTCGCCTACCGGGGTCACTCCGGGAATGTCGTGGTGCTCAACGCGCATTGCCTGCACATGGGGGCTCACCTCGGCCATGGCGGGGTCGTGGTCGACGATGAGATCGAGTGTCCGTTCCACGGCTGGAGATGGGACGCGGAGGGCCGGAACACCCACATCCCGGATGGGTCGCCGCCCAAGCGTGGCCAGCACACCATGCGGTGCTGGTCGGTCGCCGAGAACTGTGGTGTCGTGCTGATGTGGTACGACGCCGACGGCGGAAAACCGACCTGGGAGGTTCCCCAGCTGATCGAGGATCCCGATCGGTACTACCCGATCGACCGCGCATCGCGGTACTGGTCGGTGCGGGTGCACCCCCAGATGGTGTCCGAAAACGCAATCGACAGTGCGCATTTCACCTATGTGCATCGAGCCGGCTCGAATCCGGTCATCCTCGACATCGATGACCGGGGCCCGATCCTGCACGTGTCGCAGGAGATGGAGTTCGGCAGCCGGAAGAAATCCACCTGGCTCACCCCGGACGGACCGGTCAAGGGTTCACTCGAGATCGACTTGTTCGGTCTCGGTCTGTCGCACACCCGCTTCGCCGGGGCGGATGAGGCCTACACCTTGGTGGGCGTCACCCCGATCGACGGCGAGACATCGGCCTACCGGATGACCAACTGGGCCCTGCGCAACACCGACGGCGACGAACCCGACGAGCTCGCGCGGCGTCGCATCGAGGAGCAGTTCCGGCAGGCGGAACGGGACTTCGTGATCTGGGAAAACATGATCTACATCGACAAACCTCCGCTGATGCGCAGCGAGACCCGCGCCTACCGGGCGTTTCACACCTGGGCCGAGCGCTTCTACACCGGCTCCGGCGCAGATGCGCGGGCGGCAGATGTTCGCGCCGGGAAACGCTGA
- a CDS encoding ferredoxin has protein sequence MDTTTKVGRLYVEVDQSVCQGHALCHRALPEVFLSDDETGLSYTTNEPVPPELEDEVKAAASNCPERAIRLRS, from the coding sequence ATGGATACCACGACCAAGGTGGGCCGGCTGTATGTGGAGGTCGACCAATCCGTTTGCCAAGGGCACGCGCTGTGCCATCGGGCGCTGCCGGAGGTCTTTCTCAGCGACGACGAGACTGGGCTGTCTTACACCACGAACGAGCCGGTGCCACCGGAACTGGAGGACGAGGTGAAGGCCGCGGCGTCGAACTGCCCGGAGCGGGCCATTCGTCTCCGCAGTTAG